Within the Catalinimonas niigatensis genome, the region CTGGGGAATACAGTCAAACGACCTATGGTCTTGCAAAGAGCAATGCTAGAGACCTTCTATCAACCCTGGATTGAACTGGTAAAAAGTGGCGTAGGCGTACACTGTGGGGAATGTGGTTGTTGGAACAAAACACCGCATGATGTTTTTCTGGCATGGTTTGGCGATGTGCTGGATATCCTTACTACCCATGACATCGGCTATGGCATCTGGGAGTTTAGCGGCAGTTTCGGCTTGCTGGATTCCGGTCGGGAAGATGTAGCCTATGAAGACTGGTACGGACACAAGCTGGACAGGAAGATGCTCGATTTGCTAATGAAATATTAGTCTCCCAATATTTCCCACTCAAAGCCTCAGTATGACCCAACGTGGATACGGTTTTTATTGACTTTAATCCCGAACTCACGCTATTTACGTTCAAAATTATCTTAATTACCCTTCATATTAAACAAGGTTTTCTCTTACTGAAAACCCTTTATTCAAAACACAATCTTAAAAAGTAAGTTTATGCTTTAGTATTTTTTTACAACATTTATAAGTGAATAAACCTACTTTTATGAATTTACGAATTGAAGGAAAATAGCAGTGATCACCGGTGCAGACTCAGGCATCGGCAAAGAAACTGCCAAAATATTAGTACAAGAAGGAGCTAAAATAGTACTTAGTGATCTGAAAGAAGATCAACTTGAAGCTACTGCTGAAGAGATCCGCTCATTTACTCATAACAAATCAGACATCAGCACTTGGGTTGCTGATCTGACACAGTTAAAGGAAGTACATAAGCTGGCAGAGCATGTTAAATCTCGCTATGGAGGAGCTGACATCCTGGCCCACTGCGCGGGTGCCAGAGGAGCTGCTGGTGATTTTTTGGAACTTAGTGATGAAGACTGGATGGAAACCATTAACATTGACTTGATGGGAGCAGTAAGAGTTTCCAGAGCATTCATTCCGCAAATGCAGCAAAAAGGCTGGGGACGGCTGGTGCTCATTTCTTCAGAAAATGCCATGCAGCCTTATGAAGAAGAAAGTCCATACAATGCCTGCAAAGCCGCTATTGTAAATCTGTCCAAATGCCTGTCACGCACCTATGCTAAAGATGGAGTGCTCATCAATTGTGTTTCTCCTGCATATATTGAAACCCCGATGACTAACGCCATGATGGAAGAACTGGCTAAAGAACGTGGATCTTCGGTTGATGAAGCTGTAGACTGGTTTTTGAAAAACAAACGCCCGCATATTGAAGTACAGCGTAGAGGGCAAGCTGATGAAGTAGCTGCGGTGATTGCATTTCTGTGCTCTGAACTGGCAAGCTTTGTCAATGGCAGTAATTACAGAGTAGATGGTGGCTCAGTAGAGACCGCTTTTGGCTGATTATTTTCCCGCAATGCCTGGCTTGGACAGTCATTGTCCAGCCATTTTTTTATCAGCAAAGTTTCATTAACATATTTATGGAT harbors:
- a CDS encoding SDR family NAD(P)-dependent oxidoreductase; translated protein: MITGADSGIGKETAKILVQEGAKIVLSDLKEDQLEATAEEIRSFTHNKSDISTWVADLTQLKEVHKLAEHVKSRYGGADILAHCAGARGAAGDFLELSDEDWMETINIDLMGAVRVSRAFIPQMQQKGWGRLVLISSENAMQPYEEESPYNACKAAIVNLSKCLSRTYAKDGVLINCVSPAYIETPMTNAMMEELAKERGSSVDEAVDWFLKNKRPHIEVQRRGQADEVAAVIAFLCSELASFVNGSNYRVDGGSVETAFG